One window of Bacteroidota bacterium genomic DNA carries:
- a CDS encoding glycoside hydrolase family 43 protein produces EGLRFLYSYDGYRWKDLGHTYLKPAIGKQKVLRDPSIAQGPDKTFHLVWTSSWHGDLGFGYASSKDLIHWSAQKFIPVMAYDTTTVNVWAPEIFYNNENKDFVIVWASTIPFKFPKGEEDEDNNHRLYYATTKDFKTFSKTRLLCDPGFSAIDAVIVKQNRGKYVLVLKDNTRPNRNIKVAFSDKATGPYINVSKPFTGEYCEGPAVAKVGNKWLIYYDAYRAKKFGASETKDFKTFKDISDKISVPEGHKHGTIFKVKENILKNLLQQSAIKE; encoded by the coding sequence CGAAGGACTAAGGTTTTTGTATAGTTACGACGGTTATCGCTGGAAAGACCTTGGGCACACTTACTTAAAACCCGCGATAGGCAAACAGAAAGTATTACGCGACCCGTCCATTGCCCAGGGACCGGACAAAACTTTTCACCTGGTCTGGACATCAAGCTGGCATGGTGATTTAGGTTTTGGCTATGCCAGTTCCAAAGATTTGATCCACTGGTCGGCTCAAAAGTTTATCCCGGTAATGGCTTATGATACAACAACGGTTAACGTCTGGGCACCTGAAATATTCTATAATAATGAAAATAAAGACTTTGTAATCGTCTGGGCCTCTACAATACCATTTAAATTTCCCAAAGGAGAAGAAGATGAAGACAACAATCACCGCCTCTATTATGCCACCACCAAGGATTTCAAAACTTTTTCAAAAACCCGGCTGCTCTGTGATCCCGGGTTCAGTGCCATTGATGCGGTAATTGTCAAACAAAACAGGGGAAAATATGTTTTGGTATTAAAAGATAATACACGCCCGAACAGAAACATCAAAGTAGCCTTCAGCGATAAAGCGACCGGCCCGTATATAAATGTTTCAAAACCTTTTACAGGTGAGTATTGCGAAGGCCCTGCAGTGGCAAAAGTTGGGAATAAATGGCTGATCTATTACGATGCATATAGGGCAAAAAAGTTTGGAGCTTCCGAAACCAAAGACTTTAAAACATTCAAAGATATCTCGGATAAAATTTCAGTACCCGAAGGCCATAAACATGGTACAATTTTCAAGGTAAAAGAAAATATCTTAAAAAATCTGCTTCAGCAATCGGCTATAAAAGAATAA
- a CDS encoding six-hairpin glycosidase: protein MNILKYKRDIRGNHIYLVFSLIFGLGVSLNAQETIRYTGNTLVNIDYHHGQLSPAVGVHNIQVFRANRQHPELAEGSGWTYNHAPMLAYWNNLFYLEYLSDSVSESVAPGQTLLTTSKDGYNWSKPKVIFPKYKVPEGTVKETEKDGLLTAHNLYSVMHQRMGFYVSKKNRLLILAFYGISMNERDAPNDGKGIGRVVREAFPDGHLGPIYFIHYNPAWNAKNTSYPFYTKSKDKGFVEACNELMDNPLMMQQWNEESDPKDPLIPLQKDYKAFCFYHLPDGRVVGLWKNALTSISNDNGKTWPLPVRAPKFVNANAKFWGQHTSDGKYVTVYNPSEFRWPLALSVSQDGLDYNNLLLVQGEISTMRYGGFFKNNGPQYVRGIIEGNGIPPDGNLWLTYSMNKEDIWVAEVPVPISDKVENQVNDVFNTMNPGEELKYWNIYSPLWAPVKTGTAKDGSKCLVLRDWDKFDFAKAERIFPASKKLSIEFSLETAQSNKGLLHVELQNSKGTPAIRLVFDSTGYCMAKAGYRYSRIMKYNAGQEYKFRISFDTDKRFYTVNVNGKDVHRGLFFAPVDSLERIVFRTGEPRYLPNAETPAEQMFDVPDAGEKDAESAFYIKYVRTTL, encoded by the coding sequence ATGAACATTTTAAAATACAAAAGAGATATTCGGGGAAATCATATATATCTTGTATTTAGCCTAATTTTCGGTCTGGGTGTATCACTCAATGCCCAGGAAACCATCCGTTACACTGGCAATACATTGGTAAATATCGATTATCATCACGGACAGTTAAGTCCGGCAGTCGGGGTACACAACATACAAGTGTTCCGCGCTAACCGCCAGCATCCCGAACTGGCCGAAGGCTCAGGCTGGACGTACAACCACGCGCCCATGCTTGCATACTGGAACAACCTGTTCTATCTTGAATACCTGAGCGATTCGGTCAGTGAAAGCGTTGCGCCGGGCCAAACATTACTGACCACTTCAAAGGACGGCTATAACTGGAGCAAACCCAAGGTAATTTTTCCCAAGTATAAAGTTCCGGAGGGCACCGTAAAAGAAACTGAAAAAGATGGTCTGCTCACGGCCCACAATCTGTATTCCGTGATGCATCAGCGCATGGGTTTTTATGTCTCCAAGAAAAACCGCCTGCTGATTCTGGCCTTCTACGGGATAAGCATGAATGAGCGCGATGCGCCCAATGACGGGAAAGGCATCGGACGTGTTGTCCGTGAAGCCTTTCCTGACGGACATCTGGGACCGATTTATTTCATTCATTACAATCCTGCATGGAACGCGAAAAACACTTCTTATCCCTTTTATACCAAAAGTAAAGACAAAGGATTTGTTGAAGCCTGCAATGAGCTGATGGACAATCCTCTGATGATGCAGCAATGGAACGAAGAATCAGATCCTAAAGACCCACTTATCCCCCTTCAAAAGGATTATAAAGCTTTCTGCTTCTATCATCTTCCGGATGGCAGGGTGGTCGGGCTTTGGAAGAATGCACTTACTTCCATCAGCAATGACAACGGGAAAACATGGCCATTGCCTGTAAGGGCGCCAAAATTTGTGAATGCCAATGCCAAATTCTGGGGACAGCATACTTCCGACGGAAAATACGTGACGGTATATAATCCGTCAGAATTCCGTTGGCCACTGGCACTTTCCGTAAGTCAGGACGGGTTGGATTATAACAATCTCCTGCTGGTTCAGGGTGAAATTTCGACCATGCGCTATGGCGGTTTTTTTAAAAACAATGGGCCGCAATATGTCCGAGGAATCATTGAAGGCAATGGAATTCCGCCTGACGGAAACCTCTGGTTGACTTACAGTATGAACAAGGAAGATATCTGGGTTGCCGAAGTACCGGTTCCCATTTCCGACAAAGTGGAAAACCAGGTGAATGATGTGTTCAATACGATGAATCCTGGTGAAGAATTGAAATATTGGAATATTTACAGCCCGCTTTGGGCGCCGGTGAAAACCGGAACTGCAAAAGATGGATCCAAATGCCTGGTATTAAGAGATTGGGACAAATTCGATTTTGCCAAAGCAGAAAGAATATTCCCGGCTTCCAAAAAACTTTCGATAGAATTCTCGCTGGAAACAGCACAAAGCAATAAAGGATTATTGCATGTTGAATTACAGAATTCAAAAGGAACGCCAGCCATTCGGCTGGTGTTTGATTCGACAGGATATTGTATGGCCAAGGCCGGATACAGATATTCAAGGATAATGAAATATAATGCCGGTCAGGAATATAAGTTCCGCATCAGCTTTGATACAGATAAAAGATTTTACACGGTCAATGTAAACGGTAAAGATGTGCACAGGGGATTGTTTTTTGCCCCGGTTGATTCACTTGAAAGAATCGTGTTCCGTACTGGCGAGCCCCGCTATCTACCCAATGCCGAAACCCCAGCCGAACAAATGTTTGACGTTCCTGATGCCGGCGAAAAAGATGCCGAATCAGCATTTTACATCAAATATGTAAGAACAACTCTTTAA